In Anopheles arabiensis isolate DONGOLA chromosome 2, AaraD3, whole genome shotgun sequence, the genomic window AAGCAGCGATTTCGTTCCACATTAGCGTCGGTGGCTCAGTTGCGCTCAACGttcgttttaaattttaagcACAGACAGCTCTAACGGCACAATGTCAGAACTCAAGCTTTCGATCGGCGTCTTTAAACCAAacctaaaaaaatacaaagaaCCAGCAaatcagaaacaaaacaaaaaaaaaaacatcgtatGTGGCTGGTTTCGTACGCCGGTCGTTGTAAATAACAGTGTTTTGGACAATATTTAACCGCCCTGAAGTGAAATTTCCCACATTCAACCCGAAAGCATCCCTATATCTTCAACATGAGTTTCGATGTAATGTTGCGGAGAGTCGATTTTTCCTTTTACGCTCCGCAATTCCGCTGATCGCTTTGCTCACGCTCATTCTAGCCGACCTGGTTAAAGGAACCGCCACCGATCGTGGAAGACACGGAAGACCTGCTGCGCGCCTTTATTCTCGAGCCGAAAATCCCCATCCACGAGCCCAAACCGTACTTCGAACCGCGCCACCCCTCCTTCGACCAGCTGTACGACATTCCGCACGCACCGATCAGCACCCGGATCGTGCCGGACCGCTGCCCGGAGACGGGAAAGGTGCTGGACTTTATCGAAACGCAGGTGCAGAATGCGGGCTCGACGGCCAAAAACTCCATGTCGCTGCAGCGCGAACCGACCGAATCGATCGATTCGGCCCGCGGTTCCGCCTCGTACTTTCCCTTCTGGCCGGGAGGGTTCGACGAGCCGGAAAGTGTGCTGGCCGGACTAGTACCCAGCCCGCTGTTTGAGACGGATCTGAAATCGTGCCCGCCTGGGTTCGCTACCGGGGTTGAGTTTGAGGCACCGCCCACCGGGACGGACGGTGCGCGCGCGACGGAAGACAGCGGGAAGAGCGGTATGGTCGATCTGCTGTCCGCGATTGCCAGCGAGGAAGCGTTCGTCGAGCTGCTGCCCGAAGGGCTGCAAACGAAACTGTCCACCAACGACCAGTCAACGCAGGGCACACAGCAAGAACCACTGCCGGCGGGtatcgacgaggaggagggtCTGCTGGCGGTGACCGGTGAGCAGGAGGCCGGCGAACAGGTGCTGAAAATTTCCACCGTCACCAACAACGCGCTCCAGAGCGCCGAGTGGGCCGAGATGCTGGACATTTCGAAACCGGTGGACGATTTCTACGTGAAAATCCCCACCATGGCGCACCGGTTCCCGTTCGAGCTGGACATCTTCCAGAAGCAGGCGATCCTGAAGCTGGAGGAGCACAGCCACGTGTTCGTGGCGGCGCACACGTCCGCCGGCAAGACGGTCGTGGCGGAGTACGCGATCGCCCTGTCGAAAAAGCACATGACCAAAACGATCTACACGTCCCCAATCAAGGCACTGTCGAACCAGAAGTATCGCGACTTCAAGACCACCTTCCAGGACGTCGGGCTGATCACCGGGGACATACAGATCGATCCGACCGCGTCCTGCCTCATCATGACGACCGAGATCCTGCGCTCGATGCTGTACTGCGGCAGCGACATTACGCGCGACCTCGAGTACGTCATCTTCGACGAGGTGCACTACATCACCGACTCCGACCGGGGGCACGTGTGGGAGGAGGTGCTGATCCTGCTGCCCGACCACGTCTGCATCGTGATGCTGAGCGCCACCGTGCCGAACACGATCGAGTTCGCCAACTGGGTGGgcaagacgaagaagaagcgcGTGTGGGTCGTCAGCACGGCCAAGCGGCCGGTCCCGCTCGAGCACTACCTGTACACCGGGTTCGGCGGCAAGTCGAAGGACGACTCGTTCCTGATCGTGAACGCGCAGAGCCAGTTCGTGCAGGACGGGTACCGGCGGGCGAAGGAAAGCTACGAGGCGAAGCAGGCGAAAAGCACGGGCCGCCGGACCAACGGCCCCTACAGCCAGCGGCAGGAGCAAACCCTGTGGGTCGGGCTGATCGATCATCTgcagaagaaggagaagctgCCGGTGGTTGCGTTCACGCTGTCGCGCAACCGGTGCGACAACAACGCGGAAGCGCTCATGTCGTGCGATCTGACGACGGCGCGCGAGAAGTACGCCATCACGTCGTTCTTCCAGCAGTGCCTGCAGCGGCTGGTGCCGGCCGACCGTGTGCTGCCGCAGGTGCAGCAGATCCAGAGCTGCCTCGAGCGGGGCATCGGCATCCATCACAGCGGCATCCTGCCCATCCTGAAGGAGATCGTGGAGATGCTGTTTGCCCGCGGGCTCGTGAAGATACTGTTCGCGACGGAGACGTTTGCGATGGGCGTTAACATGCCCGCGCGCACCGTCATCTTTGACAGTACGCGCAAGTTCGATGGGCAGGCGTTCCGGCCGCTGCAACCGTCCGAGTACACGCAGATGGCGGGCCGGGCCGGGCGGCGCGGTCTCGACAAGACCGGCACGGTCATCATCCTGTGCAAGCAGAACCTGCCGCTCGATGGCGAGCTGAAGACGATGATACTCGGCAAGCCGGTCCGGCTGGAGTCGCAGTTCCGGCTGACGTACGCGATGATGCTGTACCTGTTGCGGGTGGAGCTGGTCTCGGTGGAGAACATGATGCTGCACAGCTTCCGGGAGTTCGACAAGCGCCTGCAGATGCCCCAGAGCAAGCTGGAGCTGAACCAGGTGCAGGAGAAGATGTCCGCGCTGAGCAAGCTGAGCGATCATCTGCAGCCGCTGTGCGAGTTTTACGAAGCGGCCAGCGAGTACCTTAACCTTCGGAATGAGCTGCTCGTAAGTAAATGGCGGAGGGACAAAGCAGCATACCGCTGAGAATGAGCCGTGTTCCAACAATTTGTTCTCCTTTTGCTCTCCATTTCTCTCCAGCCCAAGCAGCTGTGCCAACCGAAGGCAATCAACGAGCTTAAGGTAGGCCGCGTTGTCGTGGTAACGGACGAGCACCACTACAACAAGCTCGGCATACTGCTCTCCGTCTCGGTGCAGTCGCACAAAGAGCTGAAGCTGgtcgtgctggtgctggatCATTGCGCGAGTGGCAAAACTCAGCCGGCATCGCCGGAAACGCTCAACCGGGGACCGCTCTGGCATCAGATGCTGTCGCTCGCCCTGCCCTACCAAACCTTCCTGCCCGAGGGTGTCGGTGGCCACGCCGTGCTTACCCTCGCTCCGGTGAATCTGATCGAGCTGACCAAGCACACGATCAAGTGCGACGCGAACGGTATCATCCGCAGCTGGGAGTATCGGCTCATACCGCGGTTCCGCGATGCGCCGCCGTCCCAGTCGACGATCGAGGCCGTCGCTGCGCTGGCCGAGCTGAATGCGACGGTGGTGCAGGCCGGGTCCGTCGCTGGCACGCTCGAGCTGGTTCGGTTCCCGCGCGATCTAACCAATCTCGAGCTAACGCAGCAGCTGCAGGTAGCCCAGGGCCGGCTGAACCGTTGGCTGCCGTACACTGGGATGGCCGACTTTGAGCACGAGTTTGCTGTGGTGTACGATCGCAAGCAGCTCGAGCGGAAGCTGGACGAGCTCAAGTACCAGGCGTCGTACGAAAGTCTCTCGCTGTACCCGGACTACTGCCGGAAGCTGCAGGTGCTGCAGGAGCTCAAGTACATCGACGATATGCAGCAAGGTAGGCACACAGCTCACAGAACGAAGCAGGCGGCGATGAGTAGTCGAGGACCGTATATTGAGGTGGGTTTTGTTTCTACTTTCTATCGTTCAGTGGCCATGAAGGGCCGTGTCGCTTGCGAGATGGGCCAGAACGAGCTGATGATAACGGAGCTGGTGATGCGCAACATACTGACCGATCTGCAGCCGGCCGAAATCGCTGCCCTGCTCTCCAGCCTGGTGTTTCAAGCGAAATCGGACGTCACTCCCAAGCTCACCGAGACGCTCCAAAAGGTAAGTGGTGTGATCGGTTTGCATCGCTTGCTGTGATTGCTTTGAGTCTCAATGCTCGCTTTCCGCCGTTCGCTTTCGTTCGCTCCACAGGCCGAGGCACAGTTTCGCGAGGTGGAAAACGACATCCGGCTGGTGGAGCGCCAGTACGGCGTGACGGATGTGTGCAAAAAGGAGGAGCTCAACTTTGGCCTGACCGAGGTGGTGTACGAGTGGGCGCGCAACAAACCGTTCGCCGAAATTATGCTGCTGACCGACATCAAGGAGGGCATTATCGTGCGCTGCATCCAGCAGCTGAACGAGACGCTGTGCAATGTGAAGGACGCGGCGCGCATCATTGGCGATCCGGTGCTGCACAGCAAGATGGAGGAAGCGTCCAACGCGATCAAGCGCGACATCGTGTTTGCGGCCAGCCTGTACACCTCCAGCACACCGATCGTGATTGGGGAAGTGTAATCTGTACCAGGGGAGGCGGGGGGATCGCTTGTTGATTTAGCTGATTTTGTAATCGGGCAAAGGAATGGAAAGTTAagaattttccactcttttttcaaattaatatttaaaagtattttttattgattacATAGTTACAATGGAATACGCAAGCTTAAccggttgaaaaaaaagaaacgcacgTCGGGTCACCCTTTTACAGTGTTCGCTGTTCCGGGATGAAGTTGTTCTGAGCCGCCGCCCCGGTGGACGCACTGTTCGTGTCCTCGCTGATGCAGATCCACTGGCCCTCGGCCGTTTCCTTCCACAGACTGACCTTGTTGTCGCCGCCGGACACGCCCAAAATGTTGCCCGTCAGCGACCAGCTCACGTTCCACACGACGTCGTCGAAGTTGTGCAGGACGGCCGGCTGCCAGTTCGCCAGATCGTCGCTCGTCCAGATCACGACCCGCCGGTCCTGCGAGCAGCTGGCGATCTGGTGCCGCGGCATACCGACGCTCGGGGCCCACGCCACATCGCGCACCCAGTCCGAGTGCAGTTCGAGCCGCTTCTCCTCCTCCCAGCGGTCGCCGTCCTCCTTCCAGATCTTGATCGCGTTGTCGCACCCGCCCGACACCAGCCGCTTCACCGCGAGGTTCGTCTTGCTCGGGCGCTGATCGAACGCCGGCTCGGGGACGGTCGCCGGGCACCAGCTGACCGTGTTGCAGCCGATCGTGTGCGCGTTCGGGATTTTCTTGCAGTCCCACGTGCCGGCCTCCACGTTGGCGGTCAGGATCGAGATCGAACCGTCGGAGCTACCGCACGCCAGCACCAGCCCGTACTCGGCCGGTGCCCAGGCGACCGAATTTACCGACGAGTCGTGGTTGCTGTACTCGTACCACTTGGTCCAGTCGCCCGGGCCGGCCTCCTTCCACACGATCACCTTGCGGTCGTACGAGCAGGAGGCCAGCACGTTACCGTACCGGGGGTGGCCCCAGGCCACCTGCCACACCGGACCTCCGTGGCCCTTCAGGTCGGCCGCCAGCGTCTGGGCACCGTTCTTGATGTCGAAAATTTTGACCGAATTGTCCGACGAGCAGGTGGCCAACCGGAGCCCGTAGTAATCTACATCGGCACAGTGGATCATGTCCTCGTGGCCGGTATCGATCGTGTTGAGCACGGATACCATTTTGCGGGTGCGGGTGAGCAAAATTTGTTGCAAGAAATGGGTGCAAAATTAGGGGCCGCTGCGGGAGTGTGTTTTGGAAAACTTTACCACTGATATTTGACgtggaacaaaaacacagcgcGCGCTGTTGACACAATCGTGCACAGTGGGACCTTTCTGGGTGTGGGGACTATCGTGTCTGACAGATAAAtgcataattattttaaaaaaagcgGTCGTCTGGAAACATGATTTAGCAGTAAAGTAGTTTTTATACTCATTTTTAAGTAGTTTAAGAAAAGAGTACAATTAATGAACAAAATACATAAGCACAATTCTAATTTGCGGTACCGTACCGCTGTATTCTGTCAGCATGTGTACCACGTACCGAACGTCACAGCGTGCATCATCACGTGGATGACAAAAGTGTTTAAAACATCCGTTACTCGTACTTTTTCGATATAATTTTAGTGGAATATTTTCTATAGAATTGTCagtatatttaattattttaagatttttaacaattttctaAAGATAGTTCCTTTACATACAGGTCGTATTACGGGTTTTAAATGATAGTAAATTTAGGCGATTTGCCAAATTCTCAGTCAATCAATTGTAATGTTACCCTATCCCACTCTCAAGGGTCTTGCATAAATCTTCCTTACATCGTTTTCGGACTGTTTTTTCGAAGGACAACTATCAACCTCTGTAGTTTTTCCATGATTTGaaataacatttattttaGACAGTGTATATAATGTAtactttttgtgtttgtgtggaataGACATTTTCAATACAAACTGTTAATTTATTGTCAACGACATATCGACGAAAAGCTGCTGTGTTGCTcatgctactgctgttgctgctgctactggcgATCAAGATAGAAATTTTGTCGTGTCGACATTACGGCCCAGATTGCATCCGGTGTACGGTCTCGCcggcagaaacaacaaaagaCAGCTGGTGTTGTAATAAGTAGTAGGTAGAATTTTCCCTCACGGGCCCGCTTGGCTGGCCGAGCggaataaacataaaacaaaacaagacagATAGATAACAAATTCGGTAACTACGACTCTGGAATGGAGCAAGGCCTAGAAGGGAGGGGGGGTCACCATTTCACAACGCAACATGATTGTAAAAATGCCCGCCTGGAAGCGGAATTAACAACGGGTTACATTGGTTTACAACACAGTGGAACAACATTCAAGATTGCACCTACATAAATATAACGAGCAGGGgggaaagagatagagagagagacaaataGAAGACACACTCGTCCGGCAAGGATAACCGGAAAGGGGAGATTGTGTCCGAAAATAATACGGCTTTTTTTGATTCCGCATGTCGATATGTCATTGCGTCCTCCGACACAACCGGACCGCGAAGGACTATTATACTCTTTTTGCCTGGTTGTCTGCTTGTGTACAGCTTCCCAACACCGAAGCGATCACCCCAAAAGTGTACCATCTTGTCCCTTCCCCGAGAGCACACCTACACCTCGATGGAAGCA contains:
- the LOC120894714 gene encoding helicase SKI2W, whose product is MSFDPTWLKEPPPIVEDTEDLLRAFILEPKIPIHEPKPYFEPRHPSFDQLYDIPHAPISTRIVPDRCPETGKVLDFIETQVQNAGSTAKNSMSLQREPTESIDSARGSASYFPFWPGGFDEPESVLAGLVPSPLFETDLKSCPPGFATGVEFEAPPTGTDGARATEDSGKSGMVDLLSAIASEEAFVELLPEGLQTKLSTNDQSTQGTQQEPLPAGIDEEEGLLAVTGEQEAGEQVLKISTVTNNALQSAEWAEMLDISKPVDDFYVKIPTMAHRFPFELDIFQKQAILKLEEHSHVFVAAHTSAGKTVVAEYAIALSKKHMTKTIYTSPIKALSNQKYRDFKTTFQDVGLITGDIQIDPTASCLIMTTEILRSMLYCGSDITRDLEYVIFDEVHYITDSDRGHVWEEVLILLPDHVCIVMLSATVPNTIEFANWVGKTKKKRVWVVSTAKRPVPLEHYLYTGFGGKSKDDSFLIVNAQSQFVQDGYRRAKESYEAKQAKSTGRRTNGPYSQRQEQTLWVGLIDHLQKKEKLPVVAFTLSRNRCDNNAEALMSCDLTTAREKYAITSFFQQCLQRLVPADRVLPQVQQIQSCLERGIGIHHSGILPILKEIVEMLFARGLVKILFATETFAMGVNMPARTVIFDSTRKFDGQAFRPLQPSEYTQMAGRAGRRGLDKTGTVIILCKQNLPLDGELKTMILGKPVRLESQFRLTYAMMLYLLRVELVSVENMMLHSFREFDKRLQMPQSKLELNQVQEKMSALSKLSDHLQPLCEFYEAASEYLNLRNELLPKQLCQPKAINELKVGRVVVVTDEHHYNKLGILLSVSVQSHKELKLVVLVLDHCASGKTQPASPETLNRGPLWHQMLSLALPYQTFLPEGVGGHAVLTLAPVNLIELTKHTIKCDANGIIRSWEYRLIPRFRDAPPSQSTIEAVAALAELNATVVQAGSVAGTLELVRFPRDLTNLELTQQLQVAQGRLNRWLPYTGMADFEHEFAVVYDRKQLERKLDELKYQASYESLSLYPDYCRKLQVLQELKYIDDMQQVAMKGRVACEMGQNELMITELVMRNILTDLQPAEIAALLSSLVFQAKSDVTPKLTETLQKAEAQFREVENDIRLVERQYGVTDVCKKEELNFGLTEVVYEWARNKPFAEIMLLTDIKEGIIVRCIQQLNETLCNVKDAARIIGDPVLHSKMEEASNAIKRDIVFAASLYTSSTPIVIGEV
- the LOC120894715 gene encoding protein SEC13 homolog, which encodes MVSVLNTIDTGHEDMIHCADVDYYGLRLATCSSDNSVKIFDIKNGAQTLAADLKGHGGPVWQVAWGHPRYGNVLASCSYDRKVIVWKEAGPGDWTKWYEYSNHDSSVNSVAWAPAEYGLVLACGSSDGSISILTANVEAGTWDCKKIPNAHTIGCNTVSWCPATVPEPAFDQRPSKTNLAVKRLVSGGCDNAIKIWKEDGDRWEEEKRLELHSDWVRDVAWAPSVGMPRHQIASCSQDRRVVIWTSDDLANWQPAVLHNFDDVVWNVSWSLTGNILGVSGGDNKVSLWKETAEGQWICISEDTNSASTGAAAQNNFIPEQRTL